From Microbacterium pseudoresistens, the proteins below share one genomic window:
- the valS gene encoding valine--tRNA ligase codes for MSVIPDKPALEGLEAKWDGVWAEQGTYLFDRLRAAELGREGVYSIDTPPPTASGSLHIGHVFSYTHTDVKARYERMRGKSVFYPIGWDDNGLPTERRVQNYYGVRVDVTLPYDPDFTPPFEGNAKSLKAADQQPVSRRNFIELCEKLTVEDEKQFEDVFRQLGLSVDWTQTYRTISDETIRQSQLGFLRNHERGEAYQALAPTLWDVDFRSAIAQAELEDREQQAAYHRIAFHKSDGSGDIHIETTRPELLAACVALVAHPDDERYQPYFGSTVRTPLFDVEVPVRAHHLAQQDKGSGIAMVCTFGDVTDMVWWRELDLPIRTILGLDGRVISEAPEAIESDAGKAAYAELAGKTVFSAKKRIAELLEESGELLEVSKPFNHAVKFFEKGDRPLEIVSTRQWYIRNGARDSELQEQLIAHGTQLQWHPDFMRVRYENWVGGLTGDWLVSRQRFFGVPLPVWYGLDENGERDYDRVIVASAEQLPVDPTVDVPTGYTEDQRGVPGGFQAEVDILDTWATSSLTPQLAGGWQRDEELWNLVSPFDVRPQGQDIIRTWLFSTMLRSTLEDGRSPWKHASISGFIVDPDRKKMSKSKGNVVTPADILDKHGSDAVRYWAASSRLGVDAAFDPQNPTQMKIGRRLAIKILNAAKFVLSFPVPEGAQVTHALDASMLAALDEVVADATKAYDGFDHARALEVTESFFWTFCDDYLELVKERAYDQTDVGQPSAALALRIALSTLLRLLAPVVSFATEEAWSWFEEGSVHTTAWPTAGELAGGDPSVLSAASAALIGIRRAKTEAKVSQKTPVSSLTIRADDHTIERLTLAEGDLRAVGRIEKLELLGGWNELVVENVVLAEQEEN; via the coding sequence ATGTCCGTGATCCCCGACAAGCCCGCACTCGAAGGTCTCGAAGCGAAGTGGGACGGCGTCTGGGCCGAGCAGGGCACCTACCTGTTCGATCGCCTGCGCGCCGCCGAGCTCGGCCGTGAGGGCGTGTACTCGATCGACACCCCTCCGCCCACGGCATCCGGGTCGCTGCACATCGGCCACGTGTTCTCGTACACGCACACCGACGTCAAGGCGCGCTACGAGCGCATGCGCGGCAAGAGCGTGTTCTACCCGATCGGCTGGGACGACAACGGCCTGCCGACCGAGCGCCGCGTGCAGAACTACTACGGCGTGCGCGTCGACGTGACCCTCCCCTATGACCCGGACTTCACGCCGCCGTTCGAGGGCAATGCGAAGAGTCTGAAGGCCGCCGACCAGCAGCCGGTGAGCCGCCGCAACTTCATCGAACTGTGCGAGAAGCTCACGGTCGAGGACGAGAAGCAGTTCGAGGACGTGTTCCGTCAGCTCGGACTCAGCGTCGACTGGACGCAGACCTACCGCACGATCTCGGATGAGACGATCCGGCAGAGCCAGCTCGGGTTCCTCCGCAATCACGAGCGCGGCGAGGCCTACCAGGCGCTCGCGCCGACCCTGTGGGACGTCGACTTCCGCTCGGCGATCGCGCAGGCCGAGCTCGAAGATCGCGAGCAGCAGGCGGCATACCACCGCATCGCGTTCCACAAGAGCGACGGTTCGGGCGACATCCACATCGAGACCACCCGCCCCGAACTGCTCGCCGCCTGCGTCGCGCTGGTGGCGCACCCCGACGACGAGCGCTATCAGCCGTACTTCGGATCCACCGTGCGCACGCCGCTGTTCGACGTCGAGGTTCCCGTGCGCGCACACCACCTCGCGCAGCAGGACAAGGGCTCCGGCATCGCCATGGTCTGCACCTTCGGCGACGTGACCGACATGGTGTGGTGGCGCGAACTCGACCTGCCGATCCGCACAATCCTCGGTCTCGACGGTCGGGTGATCTCAGAGGCACCCGAGGCGATCGAGTCGGATGCCGGAAAGGCCGCCTACGCGGAGCTCGCCGGCAAGACCGTCTTCAGCGCCAAGAAGCGCATCGCCGAGCTCCTCGAGGAGTCGGGCGAGCTGCTCGAGGTCTCCAAGCCCTTCAATCACGCCGTGAAGTTCTTCGAGAAGGGCGACCGCCCCCTCGAGATTGTCTCGACCCGCCAGTGGTACATCCGCAACGGTGCCCGCGACTCCGAGTTGCAAGAACAACTGATTGCCCACGGCACGCAGTTGCAGTGGCACCCCGACTTCATGCGCGTGCGGTACGAGAACTGGGTCGGCGGCCTCACCGGCGACTGGCTCGTGTCGCGCCAGCGCTTCTTCGGGGTGCCGCTCCCGGTCTGGTACGGGCTCGACGAGAACGGCGAGCGCGACTACGACCGCGTGATCGTGGCCTCTGCCGAACAGCTTCCGGTCGACCCGACCGTCGACGTGCCCACCGGGTACACCGAGGACCAGCGCGGCGTGCCGGGCGGCTTCCAGGCAGAAGTGGACATCCTCGACACCTGGGCGACATCGTCGCTGACCCCGCAGCTCGCCGGTGGCTGGCAGCGCGACGAGGAGCTGTGGAACCTCGTCTCCCCGTTCGACGTGCGCCCGCAGGGTCAGGACATCATCCGCACCTGGCTGTTCTCCACGATGCTCCGCTCGACGCTCGAAGACGGACGTTCTCCATGGAAGCACGCGTCGATCTCGGGCTTCATCGTCGACCCCGACCGCAAGAAGATGTCGAAGTCCAAGGGCAACGTGGTCACCCCCGCCGACATCCTCGACAAGCACGGGTCGGATGCCGTCCGCTACTGGGCCGCCTCAAGTCGCCTGGGCGTGGATGCAGCATTCGACCCGCAGAACCCGACCCAGATGAAGATCGGCCGTCGCCTGGCGATCAAGATACTCAATGCGGCGAAGTTCGTGCTGTCGTTCCCCGTGCCCGAAGGCGCGCAAGTCACCCACGCTCTGGATGCCTCCATGCTCGCCGCCCTCGACGAGGTGGTCGCCGACGCCACCAAGGCGTATGACGGTTTCGATCATGCCCGGGCGCTCGAAGTGACCGAGTCGTTCTTCTGGACGTTCTGCGATGACTATCTCGAGCTCGTCAAGGAGCGCGCCTACGACCAGACCGATGTCGGGCAGCCCTCTGCCGCGCTCGCCCTGCGCATCGCGCTGTCGACACTGCTGCGACTGCTGGCACCCGTTGTGTCGTTCGCGACCGAAGAGGCCTGGAGCTGGTTCGAGGAGGGCTCGGTGCACACAACGGCGTGGCCGACCGCGGGCGAGCTCGCCGGTGGCGACCCCTCGGTGTTGTCGGCCGCCAGCGCGGCGCTGATCGGCATTCGACGAGCCAAGACCGAGGCCAAGGTGTCGCAGAAGACGCCGGTGTCGAGCCTGACGATTCGTGCGGACGACCACACGATCGAACGGTTGACGCTCGCTGAAGGCGACCTTCGTGCCGTCGGGCGCATCGAGAAGCTCGAACTGCTCGGTGGGTGGAACGAGCTGGTCGTCGAGAACGTCGTGCTCGCCGAGCAGGAGGAGAACTGA
- a CDS encoding CopG family transcriptional regulator, translating to MQESKQGGKAQFNVYLPRHLIRDVKHRAIDEGASLSALVETALREYLEERR from the coding sequence ATGCAAGAAAGCAAGCAAGGGGGGAAGGCGCAGTTCAACGTGTATCTTCCTCGGCACCTGATCCGCGACGTCAAGCATCGGGCGATCGATGAGGGCGCGAGTCTGTCCGCCCTCGTCGAGACCGCGCTGCGAGAGTACCTGGAGGAGCGGCGATGA
- the ileS gene encoding isoleucine--tRNA ligase: MTYPRTSAFGPAADVAASPRFPEIENDVLEFWKQDDTFRASIAQRDGADEWVFYDGPPFANGLPHYGHLLTGYAKDLFPRFQTMRGKKVDRVFGWDTHGLPAELEAMKQLGLTEKSEIEDMGIDVFNGKARDSVLAYTEEWKDYVTRQARWVDFDRGYKTLDLGYMESVLWAFKQLYDKGLAYEGYRVLPYCWRDETPLSAHELRMDDDVYKERQDPSVTVTFPLTGAKAESLGLTGVRALAWTTTPWTLPTNLALVVGPDIEYIVLPAGPNGAADIRPGDDIVESAAHRYLLARDLVGGYAKDLGYESADGALAAVEASHRGADLEDVHYDRLFDYYADAESWGTENAWRILVDDYVTTTDGTGVVHQAPAYGEDDQRVTNAAGIPTILSLDDGGAFLPNVTDVAGMLWMDANTPLIRLLRAAGRMLREQSYLHSYPHCWRCRNPLIYKAVSSWFIRVTDVKDRMLANNEQITWVPENVKEGQFGKWLEGARDWSISRNRYWGSPIPIWKSDDPTYPRVDAYGSLEELERDFGALPRNAEGEIDLHRPYIDDLTRPNPDDPTGKSTMRRIEDVFDVWFDSGSMPYAQVHYPFENQEWFDSHSPADFIVEYIGQTRGWFYVMHVLSTALFDRPAFTGVSCHGIVLGNDGYKMSKSLRNYPDVSEVFDRDGSDAMRWFLMSSAVLRGGNLAVTEEGIRAGVREFLLPLWSSWYFFATYANASGDGGYEAKWRTDSTDVLDRYILSRLGELVRDVASDLDGLDSTTAAARLRDFAEVLTNWYIRRSRDRFWVGADGGEDAFDTLYTVLETLARVAAPLVPLISERVWQGLTGGRSVHLTDWPDADAFPPADDIRDAMDAVRELSSVGNALRKKQKLRVRLPLARLTVVSPVADQLGQFEGILREELNVKAVELVPLAETTAAAYGISHRLSVNARAAGPRLGKQVQHVIAGARAGIWEERDGVVVVDGIALEPQEYDLVLETAGRPEGEALAVVPGGGFVLLDTTTTPELEAEGMARDAIRVVQEARKQAGLDVSDRIVLTLDVSAENAEALLAHGEFIAAETLASSWAVSADDDIDAHVDEAVSGGGFFRSGARALGSDKAPIVVTFTRRGQENV; this comes from the coding sequence ATGACATACCCCCGCACCTCCGCCTTCGGCCCGGCCGCCGACGTCGCAGCATCTCCGCGCTTTCCCGAGATCGAGAACGACGTTCTGGAGTTCTGGAAGCAGGACGACACCTTCCGGGCATCCATCGCGCAGCGCGACGGCGCGGACGAGTGGGTCTTCTACGACGGCCCGCCCTTCGCCAACGGCCTGCCGCACTACGGGCATCTGCTCACCGGCTACGCGAAGGACCTCTTCCCGCGCTTCCAGACCATGCGCGGCAAGAAGGTCGACCGCGTCTTCGGTTGGGATACCCACGGCCTGCCGGCCGAGCTCGAAGCGATGAAGCAGCTCGGCCTCACGGAGAAGAGCGAGATCGAAGACATGGGCATCGATGTCTTCAACGGCAAGGCCCGCGATTCGGTGCTCGCCTACACCGAGGAGTGGAAGGACTACGTCACCCGCCAGGCGCGCTGGGTCGACTTCGACCGCGGGTACAAGACGCTCGACCTCGGCTACATGGAGAGCGTCCTGTGGGCGTTCAAGCAGCTCTACGACAAGGGCCTCGCCTACGAGGGCTACCGTGTGCTCCCGTACTGCTGGCGCGATGAGACCCCGCTCTCCGCGCACGAGCTGCGCATGGACGACGACGTGTACAAGGAGCGTCAGGATCCCTCGGTGACCGTCACCTTCCCGCTCACAGGCGCCAAGGCAGAGTCCCTCGGTCTCACCGGCGTGCGCGCTCTTGCCTGGACGACCACGCCGTGGACGCTTCCCACGAACCTGGCCCTCGTCGTCGGCCCCGACATCGAGTACATCGTGCTTCCGGCAGGGCCGAACGGCGCCGCCGACATCCGCCCCGGCGACGACATCGTCGAGAGCGCCGCGCACCGCTACCTGCTCGCCCGCGACCTCGTCGGCGGCTACGCCAAGGACCTCGGGTACGAGTCGGCCGACGGCGCGCTCGCCGCGGTCGAGGCGTCCCATCGCGGGGCCGACCTCGAAGACGTGCACTACGACCGGCTCTTCGACTACTACGCGGATGCCGAGTCGTGGGGCACCGAGAACGCGTGGCGCATCCTCGTCGACGACTACGTCACGACGACCGACGGCACGGGCGTCGTGCATCAGGCCCCGGCCTACGGCGAAGACGACCAGCGCGTCACCAACGCCGCCGGCATCCCGACGATCCTCTCGCTCGACGACGGCGGCGCTTTCCTCCCGAACGTCACCGACGTCGCGGGGATGCTCTGGATGGATGCGAACACGCCGCTGATCCGCCTGCTGCGCGCAGCAGGCCGGATGCTGCGCGAGCAGAGCTACCTGCACTCCTACCCGCACTGCTGGCGCTGCCGGAACCCGCTGATCTACAAGGCGGTCTCGAGCTGGTTCATCCGCGTGACCGATGTCAAAGACAGGATGCTCGCGAACAACGAGCAGATCACCTGGGTGCCCGAGAACGTCAAGGAGGGGCAGTTCGGCAAGTGGCTCGAGGGCGCGCGCGACTGGTCGATCAGCCGCAACCGCTACTGGGGCTCGCCCATACCGATCTGGAAGAGCGACGACCCCACCTACCCCCGCGTCGACGCCTACGGATCGCTCGAGGAGCTCGAGCGCGACTTCGGCGCGCTGCCCCGGAACGCCGAGGGCGAGATCGACCTGCACCGGCCGTACATCGACGATCTGACGCGCCCGAACCCCGACGACCCGACGGGCAAGAGCACCATGCGGCGGATCGAGGACGTCTTCGATGTCTGGTTCGACTCGGGCTCGATGCCGTACGCGCAGGTGCACTACCCGTTCGAGAACCAGGAGTGGTTCGACTCGCACTCGCCGGCCGACTTCATCGTCGAGTACATCGGGCAGACCCGCGGCTGGTTCTACGTCATGCACGTGCTGTCGACTGCGCTGTTCGACCGCCCGGCGTTCACCGGCGTCAGCTGCCACGGCATCGTGCTCGGCAACGACGGCTACAAGATGTCGAAGTCGTTGCGCAACTACCCCGACGTGTCCGAGGTCTTCGACCGCGACGGGTCGGATGCCATGCGCTGGTTCCTCATGTCGAGCGCGGTGCTGCGCGGCGGCAACCTCGCCGTGACGGAGGAGGGCATCCGCGCGGGGGTGCGGGAGTTCCTGCTGCCGCTGTGGAGCTCGTGGTACTTCTTCGCCACGTATGCGAACGCTTCGGGCGACGGGGGATACGAGGCGAAATGGCGCACCGACTCCACGGATGTGCTCGACCGGTACATCCTCTCGCGCCTGGGCGAGCTCGTGCGGGACGTGGCATCCGACCTCGACGGGCTCGACTCGACCACGGCGGCCGCACGACTGCGCGACTTCGCCGAAGTGCTGACGAACTGGTACATCCGACGGTCGCGGGATCGGTTCTGGGTCGGCGCCGACGGCGGTGAAGACGCGTTCGACACGCTCTACACGGTGCTCGAGACGCTCGCCCGCGTGGCAGCTCCCCTCGTGCCGCTCATCAGCGAGCGCGTCTGGCAGGGACTCACCGGCGGACGCAGCGTGCACTTGACGGACTGGCCGGATGCCGATGCCTTCCCGCCGGCCGACGACATCCGGGATGCGATGGATGCCGTGCGCGAACTCTCCAGCGTCGGCAACGCACTGCGGAAGAAGCAGAAGCTGCGCGTGCGCCTTCCGCTCGCGCGCCTCACCGTCGTGTCGCCGGTGGCGGATCAGCTCGGCCAGTTCGAGGGGATCCTCCGCGAGGAACTGAACGTCAAGGCCGTCGAACTGGTGCCGCTCGCCGAGACCACGGCGGCGGCGTACGGCATCAGTCATCGCCTCAGCGTCAACGCCCGAGCCGCGGGACCGCGGCTGGGCAAGCAGGTGCAGCACGTGATCGCCGGTGCGCGCGCCGGCATCTGGGAGGAGCGCGACGGGGTCGTCGTCGTCGACGGCATCGCTCTGGAGCCGCAGGAGTACGACCTGGTGCTCGAGACCGCCGGACGTCCTGAGGGTGAAGCTCTCGCCGTCGTCCCCGGCGGTGGCTTCGTGCTGCTCGACACGACGACCACTCCCGAGCTGGAAGCGGAAGGGATGGCGCGCGACGCCATCCGCGTCGTGCAGGAGGCGCGCAAGCAGGCGGGCCTCGATGTCAGCGATCGCATCGTGCTCACTCTCGATGTCTCCGCGGAGAACGCCGAAGCGCTTCTCGCGCACGGGGAATTCATCGCGGCGGAAACGCTCGCCAGCAGCTGGGCCGTCAGCGCGGACGACGACATTGACGCGCACGTGGATGAGGCCGTGAGCGGCGGCGGCTTCTTCCGGAGCGGGGCGCGAGCGCTCGGTTCTGACAAGGCTCCCATCGTCGTCACCTTCACGCGCAGGGGGCAGGAGAATGTCTGA